In Sylvia atricapilla isolate bSylAtr1 chromosome 25, bSylAtr1.pri, whole genome shotgun sequence, a genomic segment contains:
- the GUCA1B gene encoding guanylyl cyclase-activating protein 2 produces MGQQFTNAEGEQGEIDVAELQEWYKKFVVECPSGTLFMHEFKRFFGVQDNQEAAEYVENMFRAFDKNGDNTIDFLEYVAALNLVLRGKLEHKLRWTFKVYDKDGNGCIDKPELLEIVESIYRLKKVCWSDVEDRTPLLTPEEVVDRIFQLVDENGDGQLSLDEFIDGARKDKWVMKMLQMDVNPGGWITEQRRKSALF; encoded by the exons ATGGGACAGCAGTTCACCAATGCTGAAGGGGAGCAAGGAGAGATCGACgttgcagagctgcaggaatggtACAAGAAATTTGTGGTGGAATGTCCCAGTGGGACCCTCTTCATGCACGAGTTCAAGCGGTTCTTCGGGGTCCAGGACAACCAGGAAGCAGCAGAGTATGTGGAGAACATGTTCAGGGCTTTTGACAAGAACGGG GATAACACCATTGATTTTCTGGAATATGTGGCTGCCTTGAATCTTGTTTTACGAGGAAAACTGGAACACAAGCTGAGGTGGACGTTCAAAGTGTATGACAAGGATGGGAATGGCTGCATAGAtaaaccagagctgctggaaattgTTGAG TCTATCTACAGGCTGAAGAAGGTGTGTTGGTCAGACGTGGAGGACAGGACCCCGCTGCTGACACCAGAGGAGGTGGTGGACAGgatattccagctggtggatgaGAACGGGGATG GGCAGCTGTCTCTTGACGAGTTCATTGACGGGGCCAGGAAGGACAAGTGGGTGATGAAGATGCTGCAAATGGACGTGAACCCCGGGGGCTGGATCActgagcagagaagaaagagcGCTTTGTTCTGA
- the GUCA1A gene encoding guanylyl cyclase-activating protein 1, with translation MGNMDGKTVEELSTTECHQWYKKFMTECPSGQLTLYEFKQFFGLKNLSPAANKYVEQMFETFDFNKDGYIDFMEYVAALSLVLKGKVDQKLRWYFKLYDVDGNGCIDRAELLNIIKAIRSINRCQEKMTAEEFTDMVFNKIDINGDGELSLEEFMEGVQKDEMLLDILTRSLDLTHIVRLIQNDGKNPHEGEQDAQAAQ, from the exons ATGGGGAACATGGACGGGAAAACCGTGGAGGAGCTGAGCACCACCGAGTGCCACCAGTGGTACAAGAAATTCATGACAGAGTGTCCTTCTGGCCAGCTCACCCTCTACGAGTTCAAACAGTTTTTTGGCTTGAAAAACCTGAGTCCGGCAGCGAACAAATACGTTGAGCAAATGTTTGAGACATTTGACTTTAATAAG GATGGCTACATAGATTTTATGGAATATGTGGCAGCTCTGAGCCTGGTGCTGAAGGGGAAGGTGGACCAGAAGCTGAGGTGGTATTTCAAGCTCTACGACGTGGACGGGAACGGCTGCATCGACCGGGCTGAGCTGCTGAACATCATCAAA GCCATTCGGTCCATCAACCGCTGCCAGGAGAAGATGACGGCGGAGGAGTTCACAGACATGGTGTTCAACAAGATCGACATCAATGGGGACG GTGAGCTGTCCCTGGAGGAGTTCATGGAGGGCGTGCAGAAGGACGAGATGCTGCTGGACATCCTCACCCGCAGCCTGGACCTGACACACATCGTGAGGCTGATCCAGAACGACGGCAAGAACCCGCACGAGGGGGAGCAGGACGCCCAGGCTGCCCAGTAA